The Methanomethylovorans hollandica DSM 15978 genome includes a region encoding these proteins:
- the argF gene encoding ornithine carbamoyltransferase produces the protein MRHLISFADLTHDEVIELLDMAEDLKEKRARGKLTDLLKNRSLAMLFEKSSTRTRVSFEVSMADLGGQSIFLSSRDIQVGRGESIADTAVVLSRYVHCITARVNKHSTILEIAAHSSVPVINALSDVEHPCQILSDLLTIREYKNHFDGLKYVWVGDGNNVCNSAILGCAIVGMQMVVACPPGYEPDEKIVKQARELGGDITITDDPFEAAKGADVLYTDVWVSMGDEDQVEKRLKDLKDYQINAELLGLAKSDAIVMHCMPAHRGQEISAEVMDGPHSVVYDQAENRLHAQKALLMKLIG, from the coding sequence ATGAGGCATCTCATTTCCTTCGCAGACCTCACTCACGATGAGGTCATTGAATTGCTTGACATGGCAGAAGATCTTAAAGAAAAGCGTGCCCGCGGCAAACTCACAGACCTGCTGAAGAACAGAAGTCTGGCCATGCTGTTCGAGAAGTCATCTACTCGTACCAGGGTTTCTTTTGAGGTCTCCATGGCTGATCTGGGGGGACAGTCTATATTTCTCTCTTCCAGGGATATACAGGTCGGAAGAGGAGAGTCCATAGCTGATACTGCTGTTGTTCTTTCCCGGTATGTACATTGCATCACTGCAAGGGTTAACAAGCATAGTACTATCCTTGAGATAGCTGCACATTCTTCTGTGCCAGTGATCAACGCTCTTTCAGATGTGGAACATCCGTGCCAGATACTTTCTGATCTGCTTACCATCAGGGAATATAAAAACCATTTTGATGGATTGAAATATGTGTGGGTAGGTGATGGTAACAATGTGTGCAATTCAGCTATTCTGGGTTGTGCGATAGTGGGTATGCAGATGGTAGTGGCCTGTCCTCCTGGCTATGAGCCTGATGAGAAGATCGTTAAGCAGGCCCGGGAGCTTGGGGGCGATATCACCATTACGGATGACCCATTTGAGGCTGCAAAGGGTGCTGATGTATTATACACCGATGTGTGGGTTTCCATGGGTGATGAGGATCAGGTCGAGAAGCGCCTGAAAGATCTTAAGGATTACCAGATCAATGCTGAATTACTGGGCCTTGCAAAGAGCGATGCTATTGTTATGCACTGCATGCCTGCTCATAGAGGGCAGGAGATCTCTGCGGAGGTAATGGACGGTCCACATTCTGTGGTGTATGATCAGGCAGAGAACCGTCTACATGCACAGAAAGCCCTGCTTATGAAGCTGATCGGCTGA
- a CDS encoding TetR/AcrR family transcriptional regulator: MNAEQRILNAALKVFASEGYTGATTRRIAKEANVAEVTLFRKFQSKENLLIEVLIKNRASFSALDPLFIIKKDADMMTSLHALVQSIAHSMKEKELNGKYRLFMFMLLEEGKRRSEVAEILFSVYQMNVAHLSEYFEFQRKDGKMRNVDPRSAALTHISHFAHIYLLNGILGEKFLCDMEAEFEGFIDIFANGILIEKDAKPGE, translated from the coding sequence ATGAATGCAGAACAAAGGATCTTGAATGCTGCTTTGAAGGTATTTGCAAGCGAGGGATATACGGGTGCAACTACCCGCAGGATCGCAAAAGAGGCAAATGTTGCAGAAGTGACTTTATTTAGAAAATTTCAGTCAAAAGAGAATCTGTTGATAGAGGTCCTTATCAAGAACAGGGCTTCATTTTCAGCACTTGATCCTTTATTCATTATAAAAAAGGATGCAGATATGATGACGAGCCTTCATGCTTTAGTCCAGAGCATTGCACATTCCATGAAGGAAAAAGAACTGAATGGCAAATACCGTCTGTTTATGTTCATGTTGCTGGAAGAAGGGAAAAGGCGATCGGAAGTTGCCGAAATTCTATTTTCTGTCTATCAAATGAATGTAGCGCATCTCAGTGAATACTTTGAGTTTCAAAGAAAAGATGGAAAAATGCGCAATGTAGACCCCCGATCAGCGGCATTGACCCATATAAGTCATTTCGCTCATATCTATCTATTGAACGGAATACTTGGTGAAAAGTTTCTTTGTGACATGGAAGCAGAATTCGAAGGCTTTATAGATATATTTGCCAACGGCATTCTAATTGAAAAGGACGCGAAGCCTGGTGAGTGA